Proteins encoded within one genomic window of Plasmodium cynomolgi strain B DNA, chromosome 11, whole genome shotgun sequence:
- a CDS encoding signal recognition particle receptor (putative), with translation MIDVIRIFSKGGLILWSYTFYEIDDVTIRTIVKQVLIEEKYEDFCKKYNKFHAKWKLLNDVDVVILIVYQGIQNSAYVENLFLKIKKSFVKLLPKSLDYFDLDLPLNFDKQFLKIVEDVEAILACTGGGADRRGSVDGRRGSIDGRRGGIDGRKGGIDGRKGSIGGRRTSADARNSSDKARDDHTEASEDTGASERTDADSYSDNSDGNYDETKGKNKHGAHKVEVEKYRKQRSDEDDKTLEDDDPSVKRKSKTKKKSAREWELSKKITKRDIEKLDYSKNEKNSTDVFSYNSKIEENDIESVLQGVKNKLLSKNVASEICDTLIEKMKGNLIGKKKTLFAMNVKKTVSTVLSETIQSILIPKESVDVLRAALEAKSIGKLYSIVFLGVNGVGKSTNLAKVCYYLKTKGNLKIMIAACDTFRAGAVEQLRTHANCLDVFLYEKGYGKDAAAIAKEAIAYAKKENFNVILIDTAGRMQDNEPLMRSLGKLILINNPDFILFVGEALVGNDAIDQLKKFNQALTDATCNANKRTIDGILLTKFDTVDDKVGTALSMVYLTGKPIVFVGIGQKYTHLKKFNVNMVVKALS, from the exons ATGATAGACGTGATCAGAATATTCAGCAAGGGAGGACTCATCCTGTGGTCTTATACCTTCTACGAAATAGACGATGTGACCATACGAACCATCGTGAAGCAAGTACTCATAGAGGAGAAGTACGAGGACTTCTGCAAGAAATACAATAAATTTCACGCCAAATGGAAGCTACTTAACGATGTAGATGTTGTTATCCTCATTGTTTACCAAGGGATACAGAATTCTGCGTATGTagagaatttatttttaaaaattaaaaaatcttttgtAAAACTCTTGCCCAAAAGTTTAGACTATTTTGACTTGGACCTTCCCTTAAACTTCGACAAGCAGTTTTTGAAAATCGTCGAGGATGTGGAGGCCATTTTAGCCTGCACGGGGGGGGGTGCTGACAGGCGTGGAAGCGTGGACGGACGGAGGGGAAGCATAGATGGAAGGAGAGGCGGCATAGATGGACGGAAAGGCGGTATAGACGGACGGAAAGGCAGCATAGGCGGACGACGAACCAGCGCAGACGCGAGAAACAGCAGTGATAAAGCGAGGGACGATCATACGGAAGCTAGCGAAGACACAGGTGCGAGCGAACGTACAGATGCGGACAGCTATTCAGACAACAGCGACGGAAATTATGACGAaacgaaagggaagaacaaacATGGCGCACACAAAGTGGAAGTAGAAAAATACAGAAAGCAGAGAAGCGACGAAGATGACAAAACGCTGGAGGACGATGATCCGAGTGTAAagcgaaaaagtaaaacgaagaaaaaaagtgcaagGGAATGGGAATTAAGCAAAAAGATAACCAAAAGGGACATTGAAAAATTGgattattcaaaaaatgaaaagaactCAACCGAT GTTTTCTCCTATAATAGTAAGATAGAGGAAAATGACATAGAGTCAGTCTTACAAGGagttaaaaataagttactCTCAAAAAATGTCGCTTCAGAAATATGTGATACGCTGATTGAGAAAATGAAGGGGAATCTTattggaaagaagaaaactcTGTTCGCTATGAATGTCAAAAAAACTGTGTCCACTGTGCTGTCTGAGACTATCCAATCCATACTGATACCAAAAGAATCCGTGGATGTGCTGCGTGCAGCTTTGGAAGCAAAATCGATTGGGAAATTATACTCAATTGTTTTCCTTGGCGTTAATGGAGTTGGGAAGTCAACAAATCTAGCCAAAGTTTGCTATTACCTTAAGACGAAAGGAAACCTAAAAATTATGATCGCCGCGTGCGATACTTTTAGAGCCGGTGCAGTGGAACAGCTAAGAACCCATGCCAATTGCTTAGATGTATTCCTTTACGAAAAAGGATATGGAAAAGACGCAGCAGCTATTGCGAAGGAAGCCATTGCTTAtgcaaagaaagaaaatttcaaCGTCATACTGATTGATACTGCTGGCAGAATGCAAGATAATGAACCCCTCATGAGATCGTTAGGGAAACTTATCCTGATCAACAATcctgattttattttatttgttggAGAAGCATTAGTTGGTAATGATGCCATCGATCAACTGAAAAAGTTCAACCAAGCATTAACGGATGCTACGTGCAATGCGAATAAGAGGACCATCGATGGAATCCTCCTCACCAAATTTGACACCGTTGATGACAAAGTGGGCACGGCCCTTTCCATGGTATACCTCACGGGAAAGCCCATCGTTTTCGTCGGAATCGGTCAGAAGTACACCCACTTGAAGAAGTTCAACGTTAATATGGTCGTCAAGGCGTTGAGCTAG
- a CDS encoding hypothetical protein (putative) produces the protein MEHKEMESENNNKELVKEEKLKKEDQATKKAPENSEENEMPLVNSVSLGKHLLSGSSLKKGISVSVRGRAANAGANAKQAGSAWKKKDEKNNEEAGEEKEKKIDDESFPDLLESTEKIKSELAKDKDKKKKQLKDFKKGDEHFLNNNPGLEKMKINGFPEKKKFGMNMFEGQKKNENSQKKWFEGSADVSGGNNNAQNENNEQTVKNGYIMPGFKGKHMIGFRCFLKRGLQSPAPLPPTTLPQEENFFLENVESKGGMQKKNTRMGQQMGQQMGQQMGQQMGQQMGQPMNMQMGQPLSMQMGQPLSMQMGQPLNMQMGQPLNMQMGQPMSMHMNQPMNMQMNFPMNNMPPNMQGNNSQQRNNQNSLMGNFEGALERGGVGGDQGNHRFASMAMQNNQNKFNDNGGNMIKGNNFSRSGKNFANSNNNNMHNAEDMVSGKGTNKGSGGQGNNASHMKRNEKREDRNFRRKDIDTESNWRVASSANRNPGGGEADKMNTGGGMNSGGNNSGSGKNVRGYNNSGGGGSGVNMGGMAPNGMTPNGMTPNGMAPNGMNANGMNPNGMNPNGMNPNGMKGNFGNGKMANMNFQGAANMTGNNKNIFIKSNEEAKNNNAFKGNILNSKNEEKGNRAFKGGLINAGSNAQGSVMANEMGGEGFGKMGSFGNTNNSNHKFDFNKNSFGGNFGSGNKVMHSMDLRKARMREMRNMNEQNSKVNDG, from the exons ATGGAGCATAAGGAAATGGAGAGTGAGAATAACAACAAAG AACTCGTCAAGGAAGAGAAactgaaaaaggaagaccaGGCGACGAAGAAGGCCCCCGAAAATTCCgaggaaaatgaaatgccGCTTGTTAACAGCGTCTCCTTGGGGAAGCACCTCCTCAGCGGGAGCTCCTTGAAGAAGG GTATCAGCGTGAGCGTTAGAGGAAGGGCAGCGAATGCAGGTGCCAACGCGAAGCAAGCTGGATcggcatggaaaaaaaaagatgaaaagaaCAATGAAGAGgcaggagaagaaaaggaaaaaaaaatagacgaCGAGTCCTTCCCAGATTTGCTGGAgtcaacagaaaaaataaaatcagaaTTGGCTAAAGATaaagataagaaaaaaaaacaattaaaggattttaaaaaaggagatgaaCACTTTCTAAATAATAATCCCggattggaaaaaatgaaaatcaacGGTTtccctgaaaaaaaaaaatttggaatgAATATGTTTGAGggtcaaaagaaaaatgagaatagCCAGAAGAAGTGGTTTGAAGGATCTGCTGATGTGAGTGGAGGTAACAATAATGCTCAGAATGAAAACAACGAGCAGACGGTTAAGAATGGTTATATTATGCCCGGGTTTAAGGGGAAGCATATGATTGGCTTTAGGTGCTTTTTAAAGCGCGGATTGCAGAGCCCTGCGCCACTTCCTCCCACGACGTTGCCACAGGAGGAGAATTTCTTCTTGGAAAATGTGGAGAGCAAGGGCGGCATGCAGAAGAAGAATACGAGGATGGGACAGCAGATGGGACAGCAGATGGGTCAGCAGATGGGTCAGCAGATGGGACAGCAGATGGGGCAACCCATGAACATGCAAATGGGTCAACCGTTGAGCATGCAAATGGGTCAACCGTTGAGCATGCAAATGGGGCAACCACTGAACATGCAAATGGGCCAACCGCTGAACATGCAGATGGGCCAACCGATGAGCATGCATATGAACCAACCCATGAATATGCAAATGAATTTCCCTATGAATAATATGCCTCCCAATATGCAAGGAAATAACAGTCAGCAGAGGAATAATCAAAACAGCCTAATGGGTAATTTTGAAGGCGCATTAGAAAGGGGAGGAGTAGGAGGGGACCAAGGGAATCACCGATTCGCGTCCATGGCTATGCAAAATAATCAAAACAAGTTCAATGATAATGGAGGAAATATGATTAAGGGAAATAATTTCAGTAGGAGTGGAAAAAACTTTGCAAATAGTAATAACAACAATATGCATAATGCTGAAGACATGGTGAGTGGTAAAGGGACGAATAAGGGGTCAGGGGGACAAGGGAACAATGCAAGTCACATGaagagaaatgaaaagagaGAAGACAGGAATTTCCGTAGAAAGGACATAGATACTGAGAGTAATTGGAGAGTCGCCAGTTCCGCTAATAGGAACCCCGGAGGTGGAGAGGCGGACAAAATGAACACGGGGGGAGGTATGAACAGTGGGGGTAATAACAGCGGAAGTGGTAAGAACGTGAGGGGGTACAACAATTCCGGCGGTGGTGGAAGTGGTGTGAATATGGGCGGGATGGCCCCAAATGGGATGACTCCAAATGGGATGACTCCAAATGGGATGGCCCCAAATGGGATGAACGCCAACGGGATGAACCCTAACGGGATGAACCCTAACGGGATGAACCCTAACGGGATGAAAGGCAACTTcgggaatggaaaaatggccAACATGAACTTTCAAGGGGCGGCAAACATGACcggaaataataaaaatatttttataaagagTAACGAAGAGGCGAAAAACAACAACGCCTTTAAGGGGAATATTTTGAATAGCAAGAatgaggagaaggggaaCAGGGCGTTCAAGGGTGGTTTGATAAATGCGGGGTCGAATGCACAAGGGAGTGTGATGGCGAACGAGATGGGTGGGGAGGGCTTTGGGAAGATGGGTAGCTTTGGAAACACGAACAATAGCAACCATAAATTTGATTTTAACAAGAATTCCTTTGGGGGGAACTTCGGTTCGGGGAACAAAGTGATGCATTCGATGGATCTGAGAAAGGCCAGGATGAGGGAGATGAGAAACATGAATGAGCAGAATAGCAAAGTAAACGACGGGTAG
- a CDS encoding phosphatidyl serine syntase (putative), with amino-acid sequence MFYYPLVLFLHFFAASEVRSMIKHIFKNITFHTVEKSYMENCNSFDNVLDKFDVFVIAHLGGWFIKALAIRNFFVLNLNSVLFELIELKFQHILPNFYECWWDHVILDVLGCNLVGILTAFLFMKWLNMPLFPWKVPDKFKPNKKGIIFPSVDRLLRKVFTNSSSLVLLVFFSLMTNLIDLNLFFLKAELQLLQTNYLVLIRELVIVAISFQGCIHLHRAITEQLNPKSLYYTVVTSTVLLLELYLAIKWKHNLVSDKSDLTTINMVWLSIGSTISSAIVLLYANECLI; translated from the exons ATGTTTTACTACCCCTTAGTCCTGTTCCTGcactttttt gCGGCGAGTGAGGTCCGATCCATGATAAAACACATTTTCAAGAACATAACATTCCACACAGTAGAAAAGTCTTATATGGAGAATTGCAACTCCTTCGATAATGTCTTG GACAAATTTGACGTGTTCGTGATAGCCCACTTGGGAGGCTGGTTCATCAAGGCACTGGCcattcgcaattttttcgtGTTAAATTTAAATAGCGTATTATTCGAACTGAtagaattaaaatttcaGCATATTTTGCCCAACTTTTACGAGTGCTGGTGGGACCAC GTCATATTAGATGTCCTTGGGTGTAACTTGGTGGGAATCCTGACAGCCTTCCTCTTTATGAAGTGGCTAAATATGCCA CTGTTTCCATGGAAAGTTCCAGACAAATTTAAACCGAATAAAAAGGGCATCATATTTCCATCTGTAGATAGACT GTTAAGGAAGGTGTTTACCAATAGCAGCTCCCTGGTGCTGTTAGTTTTCTTCTCCCTGATGACGAATCTGATCGATttaaacttattttttttaaaggccGAATTGCAGTTGTTGCAAACGAATTATTTAGTACTAATACGGGAATTAGTCATCGTCGCAATTTCTT TTCAAGGGTGCATACACCTACACCGCGCCATTACAGAACA ACTAAACCCCAAAAGCCTCTACTACACCGTTGTTACATCGACAGTTCTCTTGTTAGAACTTTATTTGGCCATAAAGTGGAAACACAATTTGGTGTCGGACAAGTCTGACCTTACTACAATTAAC ATGGTTTGGCTTTCGATAGGTTCAACCATTTCATCGGCGATAGTACTTCTCTACGCCAACGAGTGCTTAATTTAA
- a CDS encoding hypothetical protein (putative), with the protein MNPDLGTPLKFTQGIENGAIEMGNPNLAVSKIKNHIKRYLELDKKFYELFIRVVEISENLRNNFKATFKEVKKDVTDYLLNDEEFLKKKKDENWLKEKLSAVEQVIRELSTVVLHVGQNCKNLRELFLCLYMFVFESPSDGVPVEGSLSDHVNKISEHEFEVARTKGIFVSDFYTSGEINKMVRRCLMLCSQPSVSSHHLTKQIKIFFLLTAVMFYMEKDIKLRIKIYNLISSEIHVNILNIKKCSIILMHNPYLNKTKRLSNMF; encoded by the exons atgaacccCGACTTGGGAACACCCCTCAAGTTCACACAAGGAATAGAAAATGGGGCCATCGAAATGGGAAACCCAAACCTCGCAGtcagcaaaataaaaaatcatataaagAGGTATCTCGAattagataaaaaattttatgaactgttcataagGGTGGTGGAAATTTCAGAAAATCTGCGTAACAATTTTAAGGCAACTTTTaaggaagtgaaaaaagatGTGACCGATTATTTATTGAATGACGaggagtttttaaaaaaaaaaaaggacgaaaaTTGGCTAAAGGAAAAACTAAGTGCTGTTGAGCAGGTGATAAGGGAGTTGTCCACAGTGGTGCTACACGTTGGCCAGAATTGCAAAAATCTGAGGGAGTTGTTTTTGTGTTTGTACATGTTCGTATTTGAGTCTCCCTCTGATGGGGTGCCTGTGGAGGGGTCCCTCAGTGATCACGTC AACAAAATAAGTGAACACGAGTTTGAAGTGGCCCGCACAAAGGGAATATTCGTATCTGATTTTTACACCAGTGGGGagattaacaaaatggtaagGAGGTGCCTCATGTTGTGTTCCCAACCCTCGGTGTCTTCTCACCACTtaacaaaacaaataaaaattttttttttattgacaGCTGTAATGTTTTACATGGAGAAGGACATAAAATtacgaattaaaatttataatttaatctCAAGTGAAATACATGTAAACattttgaatataaaaaaatgttccatAATACTTATGCACAATCcgtatttaaataaaacaaaacggcTATCAAATATGTTTTAA
- a CDS encoding nucleoside diphosphate kinase A (putative), translating into MEKSFIMVKPDGVQRGLVGTIIERFEKKGYKMIALKMLNPTNEILKEHYKELADKPFFNTLVEYISKGPVVAMVWEGVEIVNQGRKLIGETNPLNSNTGTIRGDFCLEVSRNVIHGSDSVASANREINIWFKADELVQWTHHSKPWIYS; encoded by the coding sequence atggaaaaaagttttatcaTGGTGAAACCGGATGGGGTCCAGAGGGGACTAGTTGGGACCATCATCGAGcgcttcgaaaaaaaaggatacaaAATGATagcattaaaaatgttgaatCCAACGAATGAAATACTTAAGGAGCATTACAAGGAGTTAGCTGACAAGCCATTTTTTAACACCCTCGTTGAGTACATCAGTAAAGGTCCCGTTGTTGCCATGGTTTGGGAAGGAGTCGAAATTGTGAACCAGGGAAGGAAACTTATTGGAGAAACGAACCCTTTGAATAGCAACACTGGTACAATTAGGGGCGATTTCTGTTTGGAAGTTAGCCGGAATGTGATTCACGGTAGTGATTCCGTTGCGTCGGCCAATCGGGAAATTAACATTTGGTTTAAGGCCGACGAGTTGGTGCAGTGGACTCACCACTCGAAGCCGTGGATCTATTCGTAG